The Verrucomicrobiota bacterium sequence ATCCAATACGTTACTAAGCGCTACATCATTGAAGGAGCCGTTCAGCTCCCGGTTATTCAGGACCTCAATGGGAGTGCATTGAAGAATGATTTCATCGTGACGGCTGGTTTTCGGGTTAATTTCTGAAGATACGGCGATATGAAACATACTATTTTCCATTGACAGCATATGCATTTTGTAGAATATGTATGCCATGGAAATTATTCAGGCCTATAAATGTTTCTGTGACGTCCAGAGATTACGCATCCTAAACCTGCTGAAGGATGGGCCATTGTGCGTCTGCCATCTAGTTGAAATTCTGGACTCAGGCCAAGTTAAAATTTCCAAGCAGCTGCGATACATGAAGGAGTTAGGCATGGTTGAGGGCGAGCGTGTGGCACAGTGGATGGTTTACCGATTAGCCGATGCTACAAATCCGCTTTTGGAGGAGAATCTGAAATGCCTGCAGGATTGTTATGGGGAGCTAATCGCCTTCGACGAAGACACCAAAAAGCGCTCCTTAATTGCTGAGCGCATGCTACAAGAAAAGGCGGCCTGCGCTCAGGCCATAAACGGATAAACTGTTTTAATCATGACCAAACAAAAAGTTCTTATTCTATGCACCGGAAATTCCTGTCGCAGTCATATGGCAGAGGGAATTCTTCAACATGCAGCAGGCGACCTTTTCGAGGTTTTGAGTGCTGGCTCAAATCCTGCGGGCTACGTTCACCCTAAGGCGGTTGAAGTTTCGAAGGAAATTGGTATCGATATCTCAGAACACAGCTCGAAACATCTCGATCAGTTTTTGCATGCCGGAATTGATACGGTGATCACGGTTTGCGACGACGCAAACGAAGCCTGTCCCATTTTTCCGGGAGAAGTAAATCGTTACCATTGGGGGTTCGAAGATCCCCCGAAGGCTGCGAAAAATGGAGAGTCCGAGATGGAGGCTTTCCGGCGCATACGGGATGAAATCCGCAAGGTTTTCGAGGCCTATGCGAGTGGGTTCCGGCAGGCAACAAAAAAAAAATAAACACCTAACTAGATAAGGAGAATTAGTAATGAAAGAACAAGAAACAGCCACACCCCCAAAGTCAGAAACAAATGAAAAGCCCGGCTTCTTCAAGCGGATCGTCAATAAGGTTGATACCTCAATGAAGAAAAAAGCCGATGAAAAGTCACAACAGAGCAGCTGCTGCGGCTCAGAGGATAGTGGCGGCAAGGGCGGTAAATGCTGCTAAAGATCGCAGACTTGTTGATCTACGACTGGGTTGGCCTCGATCCAGATTCTCGTTTTGGCGGGGCGGTCCATTTTTTTGTCTACGATACTCTTAAAATCTTCCTGCTACTGGCTGTGATGATTTTTGCGATCGGCTTCCTTCGCACGTTTCTATCCGAGGACAAGCTAAAGCGGTGGATGAGTGCTGGCGGCATTTGGGGTAATGTCGTTGCTTCACTCTTCGGAGCAATTACGCCGTTTTGCTCCTGCTCGTCGATCCCGATATTCATCAGTCTGCTAAAGGCTGGGGTCCCGCTAGGTGTGACTTTTTCTTTTCTTATTACTTCACCAATCATTAACGAATACCTGGTGATCTTGATGGCAGCCGAGTTTGGGATGCCTATCACCATCGCTTACGTGACGAGTGGTTTGTTGATCGGCACGATTGCCGGCGCAATTCTAGGCCGGATGAAGCTGGAAAGCTTCCTAGAAAAAGACATTACGAAATCCGCTCATCAGGATGAAAAAGTCATTGAACATACGTTTGGTTCCCGCATTCGTTATGGGTATGATGAAGCCCTCAGCGTAATCCGGCAAATCTGGCTTTGGGTGCTGGTCGGGGTCGGCATCGGTGCCTTCATTCACAATTACGTCCCGCAAGAAACAATCCATGGCCTAATTGATGCGACAGGTATCTTTTCCGTGCCGATTGCAACTGTTCTGGGCGTGCCCATGTATGGCAGTTGCGCCGCGATCGTTCCGGTCGCTGTTGTACTGTTTGAAAAGGGTATTCCTCTCGGTACTGCGCTCGCCTTCATGATGGCCATGGCGGCTCTCAGCTTGCCCGAAGCCATTATGCTTCGTCGCACGATGCGTTTACCGCTTATCGCACTTTATTTCGGTATTACAACAATCGCGATTGTTCTTACAGGCTACCTTCTAAATGGCCTGGCTGGCTTTCTATAAACGAAATATTAGGAACCAATATGTAAAACAAACCAAGACCCTTGAATAGTAAGTATAGCCTTTTGGTTCAGGAGGCGTCTCTTTCAAGATATTTAGGCTGTCGAGCAACACGCAGGGCCCGCTTCTCCGCCGTTTTTGGCCTCTTGTATTGGAGGACATGGAATGTCCCCGTAAGAGCAATATACGCAGCAATCTCCTTCCTTGGGTTTTAGAAGCTCATTGCAATTTGGACATTCCCAGAAAAACTGACAAGAATCCGTGGGCATTTTCTCTTTACTCTGATGGCCACAAGTTGGACATGTTAGAGTAGAAATCAGTTGTATTTCCATACCTTCACTCATGGCTTAATTTCCTCTGGCGGGAAGCCTGTTTCTCTGATTGCTTCAAAGATCGTTGCCTGTGTTACTTTCTGAGAATTGTAAACGACGACGGCT is a genomic window containing:
- a CDS encoding metalloregulator ArsR/SmtB family transcription factor codes for the protein MEIIQAYKCFCDVQRLRILNLLKDGPLCVCHLVEILDSGQVKISKQLRYMKELGMVEGERVAQWMVYRLADATNPLLEENLKCLQDCYGELIAFDEDTKKRSLIAERMLQEKAACAQAING
- a CDS encoding arsenate reductase ArsC → MTKQKVLILCTGNSCRSHMAEGILQHAAGDLFEVLSAGSNPAGYVHPKAVEVSKEIGIDISEHSSKHLDQFLHAGIDTVITVCDDANEACPIFPGEVNRYHWGFEDPPKAAKNGESEMEAFRRIRDEIRKVFEAYASGFRQATKKK
- a CDS encoding permease, giving the protein MLLKIADLLIYDWVGLDPDSRFGGAVHFFVYDTLKIFLLLAVMIFAIGFLRTFLSEDKLKRWMSAGGIWGNVVASLFGAITPFCSCSSIPIFISLLKAGVPLGVTFSFLITSPIINEYLVILMAAEFGMPITIAYVTSGLLIGTIAGAILGRMKLESFLEKDITKSAHQDEKVIEHTFGSRIRYGYDEALSVIRQIWLWVLVGVGIGAFIHNYVPQETIHGLIDATGIFSVPIATVLGVPMYGSCAAIVPVAVVLFEKGIPLGTALAFMMAMAALSLPEAIMLRRTMRLPLIALYFGITTIAIVLTGYLLNGLAGFL
- a CDS encoding GDCCVxC domain-containing (seleno)protein, translated to MEIQLISTLTCPTCGHQSKEKMPTDSCQFFWECPNCNELLKPKEGDCCVYCSYGDIPCPPIQEAKNGGEAGPACCSTA